Part of the Bacteroidales bacterium genome is shown below.
GCCAAGTACTGGGCTCCAAAAGGTGGATTTCATGCTGAAGTCATCTCCACGACAAAAGTAGGACAGGTTCATTTTATCTGGGAAGGCGAAGTGGAGAAGTTGCAAGCGTTGTTTCCAATACTCAAAACCGAGTTGATCAATGGTACAAAGCACCTGACCGAGAACATGGAAAAACGTGGTGGCGGCATCCTTGATATTGAGCTCGTGAATTTGACCGACCAACTGGATAACTATTTCCAGTTGAAAGCAAAGTTTGACACGCGTGATGCGATGGGCGCCAACTTCATCAACTCTTGCCTTGAAGAATTTGCCTTGATACTTAAAGAGCATTTCGCCGAAAATGAGCATTATAGCGGTAGGGAAAGAGAGTGCCAGGTCATTATGTCCATTCTGTCGAATTACACCCCCGAATGTTTGGTAAAAACTGAGGTTGATTGTGATATTGAATGCCTGAGGCATGCAGGGGACATTGATGATCCGGAATACTTTGCATGGAAATTCGAAAAGGCAATCCGTATTGCACAAATTGATCCGCACCGGGCTACTACGCACAACAAAGGCATTTTCAACGGGATTGATTCCGTGGCACTGGCTACCGGAAACGATTTCAGGGCGATTGAAGCCGGTGGACATACTTATGCAGCGCGGGACGGAAAGTATCGCAGCCTGACCGATGTTGATGTTTCCAACGGAAGATTCAGATATACACTTACTATTCCAATTGCGTTGGGAACTGTTGGTGGCCTGACTTCTCTTCACCCGATGGCTAAATTCTCGCTTCAATTGTTGGGGAATCCTTCAGCTGAAGAACTGATGATGATTGCTGCTTCAGTGGGTCTGGCAAATAATTTCGGTGCAGTGAAATCGCTTGTTACCAAAGGTATCCAGGTGGGACACATGAAAATGCACCTCCTTAACATTTTGAACTCGTTCAATGCCACCGACAAAGAAAAAGTGCTGGCTGTTGAGCATTTTTCTCAGCACAAAGTTTCTCATAACTCAGTGAATAAATTTCTTGCGAGCATCAGGCAGATAGCAACAGCAAACATCTAACCCGGGCATCAATGACCTTTTATTCCAACGGCAAATTCCTGATCACGGGCGAATACCTTGTGTTACATGGTGCTTTGTCGTTAGCAGTGCCTCTTGGTTTTGGTCAGTCATTCGAAGTCAGGGCAGTAAGCCGTCACAGTCAAATTTCCTGGAAAAGTTTTGTCCTGGAAAAACTTTGGTTCAATGCTGAATTTTCCATCCCGGGATTTGAAATCATTTCGACCAACGACCAGCCAAAAGCCAAATTTTTATCTGATTTATTGGTTGAAGCAAACTCGTTGAATCCGGGTTTCTTAGGTAATTCTGGGGGACTCGATGTAGTGTCAAAGGCCAACTTTGATATTAGCTGGGGGCTGGGGAGCAGCTCTACGCTGATTTCAAATATTGCTTACTGGTTTGCTATTAATCCGTTTGATCTTCATTTCAGTATTTCGCAGGGCTCAGGTTTTGATATCGCTTGTGCACGCTCTGAAACTCCTGTTTTGTATCAGTTGATAAACAACCAGCCAACTGTAACTCCAGTCGGTTTTTATCCTCCTTTTAAAGATCAAATTTACTTTGTTTACCTTGGGAAAAAGCAGCGATCAGACAAAAGCATTTTACAATTGACCGATCGTTTAATTTCGAGGGAAAAGGAAATATCGCTGATTTCGGAGATTACGGGCAAAATGGTAAATGCGTCCGATTTAGCCGGGTTTAACCATTTGATTGATGAGCACGAGCGGATTATGGCCAATGTATTGAATTTGCCTCCGGTCAAAGAGATTTATTTTGCCAATCATCAGGGATCAGTCAAGTCGCTTGGCGCCTGGGGTGGTGATTTCGTGATGATGACCTGGGAACATGGGAAAAAAAGTTTGCTGGACTATCTTAAAAGGAAAGGTTTTGACACGGTGTTTGGTTTTGATGAGATAATACTCCATCCGGCCAGTTATAATGCTGAACATAACTATTAACAGAAGTCCAGTACATCAAAAAGGTTACTTTTACATCGATTATTTGATTTCTTAACACAGCAAATGTCAGATATAAAAACCGAAAAAATTGGCCGCGCGGCCTGGCAAAGCCCAAGTAACATTGCTTTAATCAAGTACTGGGGAAAAAAGGGATTTCAGATTCCGGCCAACGCTTCTGTAAGCATGACCCTGTCAGAAGCTACAACTCAAACAATCGTTGATTACCGGCCAGCAAATGAACCAGGGCAAATTTCCTTTGATTTTTTATTTGATGGAAAACCGAATCCGGCATTTGCTACAAAGTTGAAAGGATATTTTGAAACCATTGTTCCGGAGTTGCCATTTTTAACTCATTATCACTTCGAAATTCATTCTTCAAACTCCTTTCCCCACTCAGCCGGTATTGCCTCCTCAGCATCTGCAATGAGTGCACTGGCACTGTGCCTTTGCAGTATTGAGCAGCAGATCAGCAATGATATGGAAGCAGAAGATGCAGCATTTTTCGTAAAGGCATCTCATCTGGCGCGAATTGGATCGGGCAGTGCAGCGCGCAGCGTTTACGGAGGATTTGTCAGTTGGGGAAAAACACCTTCAATCACAGATTCCGCGGATGAATATGCGACACCACTCAACAAAGAAATCCATCCTGTTTTTCAACACCTTAAAGACAGCATACTCATTATAAGTAAGGGCGAAAAGAAAGTGTCAAGCCGTGCCGGACATGGTCTGATGGTCAGACATCCTTACGCAAAGGCAAGATATATCCATGCCGAAAAAAATCTTGAGTTGCTCCTTCAAACGCTAAAAACAGGAAACCTGAATGATTTTACAGCCATTGTCGAAAATGAAGCTTTAACTCTTCATGCCATGATGATGGCCTCCAACCCCGGATTTTTACTGACGGAAACGGGAACCTTGCAGGTTATCGGAAGAATTTCTCAATTCAGACTAAATACCGGGATTCCTGTGTGTTTTACCCTCGATGCCGGCCCGAATGTGCACCTGCTTTATCCAGAAAAAGATGAAATTGCTGTAAATGCATTTATCGAAAGGGAATTGTTAGTCTTTTGTGAAAATGACCGGATGATTGATGACAAGATGGGTATTGGCCCTAAAAAACTTTAATGAAATGAGAAAGAAAAACGGTATTTTTTACGCAAAAATCCTGCTTTTTGGCGAGTACAGTATTATGTGTGATTCCATGGCGCTTTCGGTGCCTTACACCCATTTTAAAGGGGAGTTGAGTTTTATTAACGACGAAAAATACACCGACCAGGAGTTTGCAGCCGACTCTAACCGATCATTGTTGGATTTTTACCTTTTCCTTAAGGAGCAAAATGATTCAGGCGCCTTGCTTTTCAATGTTGACTTGAAAAAATTCAAGCAGGATATCGATAAAGGGCTTTATTTTGAATCCACCATACCCCAGGGTTTTGGGCTGGGAAGCTCAGGTGCACTTGTTGCCGCCATTTATGAGAAGTATGCCGTAAACAGGATCAGTCATAATGGGAAGTTGACCAAAGATCAATTCAGCCGGCTCAAAAGTATTTTTTCGCAGATGGAGTCTTTCTTTCATGGAGTGAGCTCGGGAATGGACCCGCTGAACTGCTACATGCGCAACCCGTTGCTTATCATGCCCGACCATTTCATCCAGCCTGTTGGTATCCCGCGAAAGTTCTCAGATAACGGCGGAATATTCCTGATCAACACCGGTAAACCGGGCAAGACTGGTCCGTTAGTAAGTAAATTCTTTGATTGGTGCAAAAATGATCAA
Proteins encoded:
- a CDS encoding hydroxymethylglutaryl-CoA reductase, degradative, with product MKNNIISGFSKMNKNAKIELVAHRFGNPDQIVEELKSYWHEDPAIQKLFDEFSENTISNFYFPLGIAPNFNINGKMYLVPMVIEESSVVAAASNSAKYWAPKGGFHAEVISTTKVGQVHFIWEGEVEKLQALFPILKTELINGTKHLTENMEKRGGGILDIELVNLTDQLDNYFQLKAKFDTRDAMGANFINSCLEEFALILKEHFAENEHYSGRERECQVIMSILSNYTPECLVKTEVDCDIECLRHAGDIDDPEYFAWKFEKAIRIAQIDPHRATTHNKGIFNGIDSVALATGNDFRAIEAGGHTYAARDGKYRSLTDVDVSNGRFRYTLTIPIALGTVGGLTSLHPMAKFSLQLLGNPSAEELMMIAASVGLANNFGAVKSLVTKGIQVGHMKMHLLNILNSFNATDKEKVLAVEHFSQHKVSHNSVNKFLASIRQIATANI
- a CDS encoding GHMP kinase, which translates into the protein MTFYSNGKFLITGEYLVLHGALSLAVPLGFGQSFEVRAVSRHSQISWKSFVLEKLWFNAEFSIPGFEIISTNDQPKAKFLSDLLVEANSLNPGFLGNSGGLDVVSKANFDISWGLGSSSTLISNIAYWFAINPFDLHFSISQGSGFDIACARSETPVLYQLINNQPTVTPVGFYPPFKDQIYFVYLGKKQRSDKSILQLTDRLISREKEISLISEITGKMVNASDLAGFNHLIDEHERIMANVLNLPPVKEIYFANHQGSVKSLGAWGGDFVMMTWEHGKKSLLDYLKRKGFDTVFGFDEIILHPASYNAEHNY
- a CDS encoding diphosphomevalonate decarboxylase, with protein sequence MSDIKTEKIGRAAWQSPSNIALIKYWGKKGFQIPANASVSMTLSEATTQTIVDYRPANEPGQISFDFLFDGKPNPAFATKLKGYFETIVPELPFLTHYHFEIHSSNSFPHSAGIASSASAMSALALCLCSIEQQISNDMEAEDAAFFVKASHLARIGSGSAARSVYGGFVSWGKTPSITDSADEYATPLNKEIHPVFQHLKDSILIISKGEKKVSSRAGHGLMVRHPYAKARYIHAEKNLELLLQTLKTGNLNDFTAIVENEALTLHAMMMASNPGFLLTETGTLQVIGRISQFRLNTGIPVCFTLDAGPNVHLLYPEKDEIAVNAFIERELLVFCENDRMIDDKMGIGPKKL
- a CDS encoding mevalonate kinase yields the protein MRKKNGIFYAKILLFGEYSIMCDSMALSVPYTHFKGELSFINDEKYTDQEFAADSNRSLLDFYLFLKEQNDSGALLFNVDLKKFKQDIDKGLYFESTIPQGFGLGSSGALVAAIYEKYAVNRISHNGKLTKDQFSRLKSIFSQMESFFHGVSSGMDPLNCYMRNPLLIMPDHFIQPVGIPRKFSDNGGIFLINTGKPGKTGPLVSKFFDWCKNDQFFNAVKTEMIPLTNASIEAILKGEIGEFFKNLKVLSKFLLQHLKPMVPPAFFDVWQKGLDTGTYYLKLCGSGGGGFLLGFSEDLEQARLLLQEQNVEIIPISKFH